In Syntrophomonas wolfei subsp. wolfei str. Goettingen G311, a single window of DNA contains:
- a CDS encoding methionyl-tRNA formyltransferase, with protein sequence MQLALLGNGNEFIQLARGLVNGGHRVTHIGPVNMSNQTDQQILANELGAKLVLDHIELVNDGIRDIIMCSYAPLIEMNVLQRARFYNIHYALLPRFRGMHGLVWGIINDEKEVGYTLHLVDDGIDSGPIYHQGKVLIKEDDDIITLRNKIDQLLYKEIGTIFQKIENGELKAVEQRHSLATYGTRRTEADSEINWKWPARRIFNIIRALTPPYTSGAFTYYKDKKLIIDVTAKSQKSRISKQEKPYRIAKYYRENRRNTTINQKFGGFSNCLSQIMIIFKEKYLAISSGSTPL encoded by the coding sequence ATGCAATTAGCATTATTAGGTAATGGTAATGAATTTATTCAACTAGCCAGGGGATTAGTAAACGGTGGACATAGAGTTACTCATATTGGCCCTGTTAATATGAGTAATCAAACGGATCAACAGATTTTAGCTAATGAGTTGGGAGCAAAACTAGTTCTGGATCATATAGAACTTGTTAATGACGGAATAAGAGATATTATAATGTGTTCATATGCACCGCTTATAGAAATGAATGTGTTGCAAAGAGCAAGGTTTTATAATATTCATTATGCCCTCCTACCTAGATTTCGTGGGATGCACGGATTAGTATGGGGAATTATTAATGATGAAAAAGAAGTAGGTTATACCCTTCATTTAGTTGATGACGGAATTGATAGTGGCCCAATTTATCACCAGGGTAAAGTATTAATAAAGGAAGACGATGATATAATTACATTAAGAAATAAAATTGACCAGCTACTTTATAAGGAAATTGGTACGATATTTCAAAAAATAGAAAATGGTGAGTTAAAAGCCGTTGAACAAAGACATAGTCTAGCTACCTATGGAACCCGTAGAACAGAAGCTGACAGTGAGATTAATTGGAAATGGCCAGCGCGTAGAATATTTAATATAATTCGTGCGTTAACTCCCCCCTATACATCAGGAGCATTCACTTATTATAAAGATAAGAAATTGATTATTGATGTCACTGCAAAAAGTCAAAAAAGTCGTATCAGCAAGCAGGAAAAACCTTACCGAATAGCGAAGTATTATAGAGAAAATAGAAGAAACACAACGATAAACCAGAAATTCGGAGGTTTTTCAAATTGTTTAAGCCAAATAATGATCATCTTCAAGGAAAAGTATTTAGCGATTTCCAGCGGTTCAACTCCGTTGTAG
- a CDS encoding transposase, which translates to MFKPNNDHLQGKVFSDFQRFNSVVAKRLKNSWSMVFYEQVFCLIREELFAPLYSLEWGRPNFPINILVGLEIIKHLFDYTDQELLDQYYFNYQVQYALGIENIGEIYLGERTLYNFRERVVRYSKEYPEKEALAFQQFEILTRNFLGLVGLKTDELRIDSTLISPNIKKAGRLSLAHDVLAQAVRAIPVAYRSENLNKVLEDSFKNKLLYQTKNSQLDSRLQAVLDLMSEIYVLSQNHKTIADLEKVKILLRFLNEQANCDENSGRFKAKASKEVSSDSLQSAYDTDATYRDKAGKKESGYTATFTETCNSENDVQIIVDYTVEPNNKSDVEIFQDRMDIIKDNTNASDIYADGGYYGENVINKANSKGIEIQLHYTDMTGKTAPEGQLPAHHFVFNKDMEMVQCPGGQIPSSSKYNSKTKITTSHFPKEVCNNCPHRCNCPLKEQKRDMVVRISKKSILASQVRETVNDPHIKHENISKRAAIEGTNSAIKGCQGAKRLRVRGKIKCTLQIGFKVIGHNFKQIFRALTKQIKKPKIKTKGLLCPNPN; encoded by the coding sequence TTGTTTAAGCCAAATAATGATCATCTTCAAGGAAAAGTATTTAGCGATTTCCAGCGGTTCAACTCCGTTGTAGCTAAACGGCTTAAAAATTCCTGGTCAATGGTATTTTATGAACAGGTCTTCTGCCTTATTAGAGAAGAACTATTTGCTCCGCTCTATAGTTTGGAATGGGGAAGGCCCAACTTTCCTATCAATATACTAGTAGGCCTGGAGATTATTAAACACTTGTTTGATTACACTGACCAGGAACTGCTAGATCAGTACTATTTTAATTACCAGGTACAATATGCTCTGGGAATAGAAAATATCGGTGAAATATACTTGGGAGAACGGACCTTGTACAACTTTCGAGAGAGAGTGGTTCGTTATTCCAAAGAATATCCCGAAAAGGAGGCTCTGGCTTTTCAACAGTTTGAAATACTTACCCGGAATTTCCTTGGTTTAGTCGGGCTTAAAACTGATGAACTACGCATAGATTCCACTTTAATTAGTCCCAATATCAAGAAAGCCGGTCGTCTTTCCCTGGCTCATGATGTACTGGCACAAGCAGTAAGAGCCATACCCGTCGCTTATCGCAGCGAGAATCTAAACAAAGTACTGGAAGATTCCTTCAAGAACAAATTATTATACCAGACCAAGAATAGCCAGTTAGACAGTAGATTACAGGCTGTACTGGATTTAATGAGTGAAATATATGTCCTATCCCAAAACCATAAAACTATCGCTGATTTAGAAAAGGTGAAAATCCTGCTGCGCTTCCTCAATGAACAGGCTAATTGCGATGAAAACAGCGGGCGATTCAAAGCCAAAGCAAGCAAAGAAGTCAGTTCCGATTCACTACAATCAGCGTATGATACAGATGCTACTTACCGGGATAAGGCCGGGAAAAAAGAATCGGGTTATACAGCCACATTCACCGAAACCTGTAATAGCGAAAATGATGTTCAGATTATAGTTGATTACACAGTCGAACCCAATAACAAGAGCGATGTAGAAATATTTCAGGACCGTATGGATATTATCAAAGATAATACCAATGCCAGCGATATTTACGCTGATGGCGGTTACTACGGAGAGAATGTGATAAATAAAGCCAACTCCAAAGGTATAGAAATCCAGCTCCATTACACTGATATGACTGGCAAAACAGCCCCCGAAGGACAGCTACCAGCTCATCACTTTGTCTTTAACAAAGATATGGAAATGGTACAGTGTCCGGGAGGCCAAATTCCCAGCAGCAGCAAGTACAATAGCAAAACCAAGATAACTACTAGTCATTTTCCTAAAGAAGTCTGTAATAACTGTCCTCATCGGTGCAATTGTCCTCTAAAGGAACAGAAGAGAGATATGGTAGTAAGGATATCCAAGAAATCCATACTGGCATCTCAAGTACGGGAAACAGTAAACGATCCTCACATAAAACACGAAAACATCAGCAAACGCGCTGCGATTGAGGGAACAAATTCGGCCATCAAAGGATGCCAGGGTGCAAAAAGATTAAGAGTGCGCGGTAAAATCAAATGTACCTTACAAATAGGTTTTAAGGTAATTGGTCATAATTTCAAACAGATATTTAGGGCTTTAACCAAACAGATCAAAAAACCAAAGATAAAAACAAAGGGGTTATTGTGCCCAAATCCAAATTAA
- a CDS encoding acyltransferase has translation MKIEDDIIIRNHCWIMTRSTILPGIELGECTAVAAHSVVTKSFEGYELIGGIPARTIRSLNKR, from the coding sequence ATGAAAATAGAGGACGACATAATTATACGGAATCATTGTTGGATTATGACAAGAAGTACCATACTACCTGGCATCGAATTAGGTGAATGCACAGCAGTGGCTGCTCATAGCGTAGTGACTAAAAGCTTTGAAGGATATGAATTAATTGGTGGTATCCCAGCAAGAACAATACGGAGCCTAAATAAACGTTAG
- a CDS encoding transposase: protein MNIRQNCIFSFEDALKIQPKSRLEKIINTLDLKPVLCKLDKPGEIRVRPKPYPAYAMLNALIAMRLENMGTFTQLVERLTYDPHLRYVCGFEPFGTAPSKSCFSRFYSKLAQSGCLETLFTSLVKQAEEMGLLDLSSVAIDATKVEAYEKSVPRKNIIQDGNAADWGIKSDTNGNPIKWFGYKLHIGTDVKSGLPIAMKVTPANCSDSSVALELVEKCCANTQSKIVYFLMDAGYDHREIYSVIRDKYHAQAIIALNKRGAKQPPEGFDWDGTPICSARYRMVYWGSYQGVNKFRCPHIMGKCDCPFGSAWCSDSNYRMVVKTKVKDDPRLFSSPHRGSANWQKQYNLRTYSERCFSRFKENLGLEDGLNVRKITKVETHAYLCAITMIAAVIAINQDSSTRSSAA from the coding sequence ATGAATATTCGACAGAACTGTATTTTCTCCTTTGAAGACGCATTAAAAATACAACCAAAATCAAGGCTTGAGAAAATAATTAACACCCTTGATCTAAAACCAGTTCTTTGCAAATTAGATAAACCTGGCGAGATAAGAGTTAGACCAAAACCATACCCAGCCTATGCGATGTTAAATGCCCTGATAGCTATGAGACTAGAGAACATGGGTACCTTTACTCAACTGGTTGAACGACTTACTTATGATCCTCATCTACGGTATGTTTGCGGTTTTGAACCATTTGGTACCGCGCCTAGCAAATCATGTTTTAGCCGGTTTTATTCAAAACTTGCTCAGAGCGGTTGTTTAGAAACATTATTTACTTCCCTGGTTAAACAAGCAGAGGAAATGGGCCTTCTTGATCTTAGTTCAGTAGCAATTGACGCTACCAAGGTAGAAGCTTATGAAAAGTCCGTTCCCCGCAAGAATATCATCCAGGATGGTAATGCCGCTGATTGGGGTATTAAGAGTGATACCAACGGCAACCCTATCAAGTGGTTTGGCTACAAGCTCCATATTGGCACCGATGTAAAGTCCGGGCTTCCCATAGCAATGAAGGTAACACCGGCCAATTGTTCTGATTCCAGTGTAGCTTTGGAGTTGGTTGAGAAATGTTGTGCCAATACTCAGTCCAAAATAGTTTACTTCCTGATGGATGCTGGCTATGACCACCGTGAAATATATTCTGTAATCAGAGATAAATACCACGCCCAAGCTATCATTGCCCTGAATAAGCGGGGTGCTAAACAACCTCCAGAAGGTTTTGATTGGGATGGAACTCCCATCTGTTCTGCCAGGTATCGGATGGTGTACTGGGGTTCCTATCAGGGAGTAAACAAGTTTAGATGTCCTCATATTATGGGTAAATGCGACTGTCCTTTTGGCTCCGCCTGGTGTTCTGATAGCAACTATAGAATGGTGGTAAAAACTAAAGTTAAAGACGATCCCAGGTTATTTTCAAGTCCCCACCGGGGCTCTGCTAACTGGCAGAAGCAATATAATTTGAGAACCTACTCAGAACGCTGTTTCAGCCGTTTTAAGGAAAACTTGGGTTTAGAAGACGGGCTAAACGTTAGAAAAATAACTAAGGTTGAAACCCACGCTTATCTCTGTGCTATAACTATGATTGCAGCTGTAATAGCAATAAACCAAGACAGCAGTACTAGATCATCAGCAGCATAA
- a CDS encoding lipopolysaccharide biosynthesis protein encodes MNTLAKDSAVYGLSSILSKFIAIFFIPILTRIFSPSDYAIIDLITVFTSLIILIASINLESAVGRFFYDDNDELESLRYLLSTALICSIIGGILATSILWFFSGSICKWFLGDTFNLWAFRIAIITVPLTAIYNQFIIVLRLMRKPWVFLLLNVSFVIISFILVILFIIYLEIGLQGYFLANLCTTLVCVIICFIYLKSFYRILFSRKHLKKMLKYSLPQLPSVVANWCMTSFNRFIMVGYLSRMDIGLFAIGSKVASIAMVIVSVFRMAWDPLAISIYKTDNAKEIYVKAFEAYGTVVVLGVALIGFFSKEILTILTTPEYYGASLLTSVLVLQFLAQGFTNIVGIGISIEKKTHILSYAMILALLILLICSYILIPIFGAMGAAWANVMGAWTAFVIVYLFAQRFYPVNYQIRLLLKWITFYLILITIGNLIVPVYLSHQSYIFVIKLIIFMVAGVFYSFFIVNKNWRDFLITKFSNYILNKSSNN; translated from the coding sequence ATAAATACTTTAGCTAAAGATTCTGCTGTTTATGGATTAAGCAGTATCTTATCTAAGTTCATCGCCATATTTTTTATTCCTATATTAACAAGGATATTTTCACCATCAGATTACGCTATTATTGATTTAATTACAGTATTTACTTCACTTATAATTTTAATTGCTTCCATTAATTTGGAATCAGCAGTTGGAAGGTTTTTTTATGATGATAATGATGAGTTAGAAAGCTTAAGATATTTATTGTCGACTGCTTTAATCTGTTCCATTATAGGGGGAATATTAGCAACATCTATTTTATGGTTTTTTTCGGGAAGTATTTGTAAATGGTTTTTGGGTGATACGTTTAACTTATGGGCATTTAGAATTGCTATAATTACAGTTCCGTTAACAGCGATATATAACCAATTTATTATTGTTCTTAGACTTATGCGAAAACCCTGGGTATTTCTATTACTAAATGTTAGTTTTGTTATTATATCTTTTATACTAGTAATCCTTTTTATCATTTATCTTGAAATAGGGTTACAGGGATATTTTTTAGCAAATTTATGTACCACACTAGTATGTGTAATAATCTGTTTTATTTACTTGAAAAGTTTTTATAGGATTTTGTTTTCTCGAAAGCACCTTAAAAAAATGCTTAAATATAGTTTACCGCAATTACCTTCTGTTGTGGCTAATTGGTGTATGACATCCTTTAACCGTTTTATTATGGTAGGATATTTATCAAGAATGGATATTGGTCTATTCGCTATAGGAAGTAAAGTAGCATCGATAGCTATGGTTATAGTATCAGTTTTTCGAATGGCATGGGATCCTCTGGCAATATCAATCTATAAAACAGATAATGCCAAAGAAATATATGTAAAGGCTTTTGAAGCATACGGGACAGTAGTTGTCTTAGGGGTTGCACTTATCGGATTCTTTTCAAAGGAAATATTGACTATACTAACAACACCCGAATACTATGGGGCATCATTATTAACATCGGTATTGGTTTTACAATTCTTGGCTCAAGGTTTTACCAATATTGTGGGAATTGGTATTAGTATTGAGAAGAAAACGCATATTCTTTCTTATGCAATGATATTGGCATTACTTATTTTGCTTATTTGTAGTTATATATTAATTCCTATATTTGGAGCCATGGGCGCTGCTTGGGCCAATGTAATGGGAGCATGGACTGCATTTGTTATAGTATATTTATTTGCTCAACGGTTTTATCCCGTAAATTATCAAATAAGGCTATTATTAAAATGGATCACTTTCTATCTAATTTTAATTACTATAGGGAATCTGATTGTACCAGTTTATTTAAGTCATCAAAGTTATATTTTTGTTATCAAACTGATAATCTTCATGGTGGCGGGAGTGTTTTATTCGTTCTTTATAGTTAATAAGAACTGGAGGGATTTTTTAATAACAAAATTTTCAAATTATATATTAAATAAAAGTTCTAATAATTAA
- a CDS encoding O-antigen polymerase, with the protein MLLIIYLILIIISFYINKDTFSPIKFYILYIGVYFLSIFYDVYNEKVYYIYLLLLLLGLILVIVEPKINKPARKMQLDIDYSKSIKWLWILSIIPILAQLKLITDMGGIQSYINLIGFRVVMWQGKGIILTLIKMFGIINLVYFALILDMKKSNTHIIMIYIMHLCMFITIGLLSGSRGSLLSNFLYMLILYHYMIKRINFKKVTVIVILLILVALGLGEARQSYRVTDEGLSFNIVSNQAFKDRHEFKYGVYPLEVVMTSNINELQYGKTFLTAITNFIPRVWWPNKPDPGGVVFTKLYLNNAWEGYSNHSTGIITESIINFGLLGILVGLVLLFSFMYLLMYYYRQLIISFSKITLLRITSYIILLTAIPGLVTAEWTNLIVGTVIKIVYLVVICSIIRITSQNTNPKRSIPVMLKNGL; encoded by the coding sequence ATGCTCCTAATAATATACTTGATTCTCATAATAATTAGTTTCTATATAAATAAGGATACATTTTCCCCGATAAAATTTTATATTTTATATATTGGGGTATACTTTTTATCGATTTTCTACGATGTGTATAATGAAAAAGTATATTATATATATTTGTTATTACTTTTGCTAGGTTTAATACTTGTTATTGTTGAACCTAAAATTAATAAACCTGCAAGAAAAATGCAATTAGATATTGATTACTCGAAGTCAATTAAATGGCTATGGATATTGTCAATTATACCGATCTTAGCACAATTGAAACTTATTACTGACATGGGGGGTATACAATCATACATTAATCTAATTGGTTTTAGAGTTGTAATGTGGCAAGGTAAGGGAATTATTTTAACTCTGATTAAAATGTTTGGCATTATTAATCTGGTATATTTTGCTTTAATTTTAGACATGAAAAAAAGTAATACACATATAATTATGATTTATATTATGCATCTGTGTATGTTTATAACTATAGGATTGCTATCTGGTTCGCGGGGGAGTTTATTAAGTAATTTTCTATATATGCTTATTCTATACCACTATATGATTAAGCGAATCAATTTCAAAAAAGTAACGGTGATTGTCATCCTATTAATTCTTGTGGCATTAGGTTTAGGGGAGGCACGTCAAAGTTATAGAGTTACAGATGAAGGTTTAAGTTTTAACATAGTATCTAATCAAGCATTTAAGGATCGACATGAATTCAAATATGGAGTATATCCATTAGAAGTTGTTATGACATCAAATATTAATGAATTACAGTATGGGAAAACGTTCTTAACGGCTATTACCAATTTCATACCGCGCGTATGGTGGCCTAATAAACCTGATCCTGGAGGGGTTGTTTTTACAAAATTATACCTTAATAATGCATGGGAAGGGTATAGCAACCACTCTACTGGTATTATTACAGAATCAATTATCAACTTTGGTTTATTAGGGATTCTTGTAGGTTTGGTATTATTATTTTCTTTTATGTATTTGTTGATGTATTATTATCGGCAGCTTATTATCAGCTTTAGCAAAATTACTCTATTAAGAATAACATCATATATTATTCTGTTAACTGCAATACCCGGATTAGTTACTGCGGAATGGACTAATTTAATAGTCGGTACAGTAATCAAAATTGTATATTTAGTTGTTATATGTTCAATTATTAGGATTACTAGTCAAAATACAAACCCTAAAAGGAGTATTCCTGTAATGCTTAAGAACGGTCTTTGA
- a CDS encoding IS110 family transposase: MKNTQNQKISQIKFETLVVGIDIGKETHYARAFDYRGMELARLLKFSNTDQGFERLGQWMRDICKQQEKTGIIVGFEPTGHYWFTLGDHLKRQGHKLAIVNPFHVKRTKELDDNSPTKNDRKDPKTIAMLVKDGRYREVYIPDDIYQELREAVSERERLQEQLTSIYNRVVRWLDIRFPEFTTVFKDWRRNASLITLRSFPTPEKVMEMGVDKIVETWRKQMKRASLKRAERLVKVASRSVGRTSGKVASEVSLQNLLAEYDLYCQQYDKLEQLMQELLMQVPNADKLLDIKGVGLITAATFVGEVGDISRFQDPRQIQKLAGLNLVENSSGKHKGRTTISRRGRRRLRHSLFFSMIAILGKNQEFRLLHQRDLMRENNPLNKMQSIIALCGKLIRVFYAILTKGVDYSPEKMLGDMEQSIRVAA, encoded by the coding sequence ATGAAAAATACACAAAATCAAAAGATTTCGCAAATCAAATTTGAGACTCTGGTCGTTGGAATTGACATTGGCAAAGAGACCCACTACGCAAGAGCCTTTGATTACAGAGGGATGGAGCTAGCCAGGCTGCTGAAATTTAGCAACACAGACCAAGGATTTGAGCGATTGGGTCAGTGGATGCGTGATATATGCAAGCAGCAAGAAAAGACGGGTATCATCGTCGGCTTCGAACCCACAGGACATTATTGGTTTACGCTAGGGGATCATCTCAAACGCCAAGGCCATAAACTGGCCATAGTCAATCCGTTCCACGTCAAACGAACGAAGGAACTGGATGACAATAGCCCTACCAAGAACGATCGTAAAGACCCGAAAACAATCGCCATGTTGGTGAAAGATGGGCGTTATCGGGAAGTGTACATACCCGACGACATCTATCAAGAGCTAAGAGAAGCGGTATCAGAACGGGAACGATTGCAGGAGCAATTGACTTCTATCTACAACCGGGTCGTTAGGTGGCTAGATATCCGGTTTCCTGAGTTCACAACAGTCTTCAAGGACTGGAGAAGAAATGCATCATTGATAACTCTCAGAAGCTTTCCAACACCAGAGAAGGTTATGGAAATGGGTGTTGATAAGATTGTAGAGACGTGGAGAAAGCAAATGAAGCGCGCCAGCCTAAAACGTGCAGAAAGACTGGTAAAGGTGGCAAGTAGAAGTGTAGGTCGAACTAGCGGGAAAGTGGCCTCCGAGGTTAGTTTGCAAAACCTGCTAGCAGAATATGACCTGTACTGTCAGCAATACGACAAGCTGGAACAACTCATGCAAGAACTGCTGATGCAAGTGCCTAATGCTGACAAACTCCTGGATATCAAAGGAGTCGGCCTAATCACAGCAGCCACCTTTGTCGGCGAAGTAGGCGATATCAGTAGGTTCCAAGATCCTAGACAGATACAGAAGCTGGCTGGACTCAATCTGGTAGAGAACAGTTCTGGTAAACACAAGGGAAGAACCACTATCAGTCGCAGAGGTAGAAGACGACTGAGGCACAGCTTATTCTTTTCCATGATCGCCATACTGGGAAAGAACCAAGAGTTTCGGCTACTTCACCAAAGAGACCTAATGCGGGAGAATAATCCGCTTAACAAGATGCAGTCCATCATCGCCCTTTGCGGTAAGCTGATCCGGGTTTTCTATGCAATACTAACCAAAGGCGTCGATTACAGCCCAGAGAAGATGCTGGGGGATATGGAACAATCAATTAGAGTAGCCGCCTAG
- a CDS encoding glycosyltransferase family 4 protein has product MKILIDATAALMGGGQTYLINLLNYTEILEHDIIILSPKKLTLPSIQNIHRIDVDKSLENPFIRAVWMRRYLPDLIKERKVDILFCPGGLITKGIPSNCVKVTMFRNMIPFDLKQRVKYPLGYMRFRNWLLERLLLDSMIEADLVIFISEYASKVIKKRAKKKLRNTVIIPHGLSAEFRIFDKKAIPRPQWLPAEDYLLYVSILDVYKAQIELIQGFALLKKWRQTSEKLLLVGPDEERSYYTKMIKKEIVKHGLQNDVIITGPVPYNELPALYYHAKVNIFASECENCPNILLEALGAGRPTLVSDCEPMPEFGGDSVEYFDPTSPEDFANSIIRFIDDENKMKELAKKAGERSLLFDWEKVGRLTWQSIENIYNSKTINM; this is encoded by the coding sequence ATGAAAATTTTGATTGACGCAACAGCTGCTTTAATGGGCGGAGGACAGACCTATTTAATAAATCTCCTTAATTATACCGAAATTTTAGAACATGATATTATTATTCTTTCACCTAAAAAGCTAACTCTGCCTTCTATACAGAATATACATAGAATAGATGTTGATAAAAGTCTCGAAAACCCATTTATAAGAGCGGTATGGATGAGAAGATATCTACCGGATCTCATTAAAGAAAGGAAGGTTGATATTCTTTTTTGTCCAGGTGGTTTGATAACCAAAGGAATTCCGTCAAATTGTGTGAAAGTGACAATGTTTAGGAACATGATTCCCTTTGATTTAAAACAAAGGGTAAAATATCCTTTAGGTTATATGAGGTTTAGAAACTGGTTACTTGAACGCTTGTTGCTTGATAGCATGATAGAGGCGGACTTAGTAATTTTTATTTCAGAATATGCATCTAAAGTTATAAAAAAAAGAGCCAAAAAGAAACTAAGAAATACCGTAATTATTCCACATGGTTTATCCGCTGAATTTAGGATTTTTGATAAAAAAGCAATTCCCCGTCCACAATGGTTGCCAGCTGAGGATTATTTATTATATGTTTCAATATTAGATGTATATAAGGCTCAAATAGAACTAATCCAAGGATTTGCATTGCTAAAAAAATGGAGGCAAACGAGTGAAAAACTTCTTCTAGTAGGTCCAGATGAGGAACGGTCATATTATACGAAAATGATTAAAAAAGAGATTGTGAAACATGGGTTGCAAAACGATGTTATAATAACAGGACCTGTTCCATATAATGAACTTCCTGCACTTTATTATCATGCAAAGGTTAACATTTTTGCTTCGGAATGCGAGAATTGCCCCAATATTTTGTTGGAGGCGCTTGGTGCTGGACGACCTACTTTAGTATCGGACTGTGAACCTATGCCGGAATTTGGGGGAGATTCTGTTGAGTATTTCGATCCAACATCACCAGAAGACTTTGCTAATTCTATCATTAGGTTTATTGATGATGAAAACAAGATGAAAGAATTAGCTAAGAAAGCGGGAGAGCGTTCGCTATTATTTGACTGGGAGAAAGTAGGCAGATTAACATGGCAGAGTATTGAAAACATTTACAATTCAAAAACAATTAACATGTAA
- a CDS encoding polysaccharide biosynthesis protein: MFNGTTLIITGGTGTFGNAVLKRFLDTDIREIRIFSRDEKKQYDMRTQLMNHKIKFYIGDVRNYESIESAMYGVDYVFHAAALKQVPSCEFYPMEAVRTNILGTENVLNAAIKNHVRKMIVLGTDKAVYPINAMGISKAMMEKVMVAKARTMDEKGTVFCGTRYGNVMASRGSVIPLFVDQIKSGQALTVTDPNMTRFLMSIEDAVDLVLYAYEHGSQGDIFVQKAPAATIGDLALALKELFNADNEIKIIGTRHGEKLYETLLTREELVRAEDLGRYYRVPADQRDLNYNKYFIEGQEQLSYQEDYHSHNTRRLNVSEIKEMLLTLDYIKQQLGSR, translated from the coding sequence ATGTTTAATGGCACAACCCTAATCATCACCGGCGGAACCGGCACCTTCGGCAACGCCGTCTTAAAGCGCTTTCTTGATACCGATATCAGAGAAATTCGTATCTTCAGCCGGGATGAAAAAAAACAATATGATATGCGGACCCAGTTGATGAACCATAAGATAAAGTTTTACATAGGTGATGTGCGTAATTATGAAAGTATAGAATCTGCAATGTATGGTGTAGATTATGTTTTTCATGCGGCAGCCCTAAAGCAGGTTCCGTCCTGTGAGTTTTATCCGATGGAAGCGGTGCGGACTAATATTTTAGGCACTGAAAATGTTCTCAATGCTGCGATTAAGAATCATGTAAGAAAGATGATTGTGCTCGGCACCGACAAAGCTGTATATCCTATAAATGCGATGGGAATTTCAAAGGCCATGATGGAAAAGGTAATGGTGGCCAAAGCACGAACTATGGATGAAAAGGGAACCGTATTTTGTGGTACGCGATATGGAAATGTGATGGCCTCCAGGGGGTCGGTTATTCCTTTATTTGTTGATCAGATTAAGAGTGGACAGGCTTTAACTGTAACTGACCCTAATATGACCAGGTTTTTGATGTCAATTGAAGATGCGGTGGATCTGGTACTATATGCTTATGAGCATGGTTCACAGGGTGATATTTTTGTTCAAAAGGCTCCTGCTGCTACTATCGGAGATTTGGCCCTGGCACTTAAGGAACTGTTTAATGCTGATAATGAGATTAAGATAATTGGCACCCGGCATGGAGAGAAGCTCTATGAAACCCTCTTGACTCGTGAGGAATTGGTACGGGCTGAGGATCTGGGTAGGTATTACCGGGTTCCGGCGGACCAACGAGATCTAAACTATAATAAATATTTTATTGAGGGTCAGGAGCAGTTATCCTATCAGGAAGATTATCATTCGCATAATACCAGGCGCCTGAATGTATCGGAAATTAAAGAAATGTTGTTAACACTTGATTATATTAAACAACAGCTGGGAAGCAGATGA